DNA sequence from the Methylomonas albis genome:
GTGTGATGCGGCAAATCGTATTGTTTGTCCAACCCCAGATAGAGCATGAAGGTCGAGCAGGAATAATCGCGCTTCTCCAATTGGTTATGATCGTACTTTTTCAAGGTACCCGGTGCCAGCAAATGGGTCATAGCGTGGGCAAAATCAGCGTTGACGATCACTTCGTCGCCGCGTACTTCCTCGCCATTTTGCAACCTTACGCCCTTAGTCGCGCCGTCTTCGACGATCAAGGAGGCGATTTCGGCATTCAAATGAATCTCGCCGCCGGACTCGGTAACCACTTGGGCCATCGCCGTCGCAATCTTATTCAAACCACCGGCGACGTGGTGAATACCGTATTCATGTTCCAGATAAGGCAGCATGGTAAACAAAGCCGGACAATCCCAGGGCGACATGCCCAAATACTTGGATTGAAAGCAAAACGCCAAGCGCATTTTTTCCTTGTCAAAATACTGGCCCAAATTCTTGAACACGCTTTTCGGAAACGCCAGCCAAGGCAAGGCCTTGATTAAATCCAGCGAAAAAAACGAGCTTAGCGAGGAGTAATCGCGGGTGATGCAAGGGTACAAACGATTGAAGCGGCTGCGCTCGTTGTCCATGAAACGCTCGTAGCCGGCGCTGCCTTCGTCGAACACCCGCTCCAACTCGGCGCGCATGTTTTCCCGGTCGGAAAACACATTAATCTCGCGGTCTTCGTATAACAAACGATACATCGGACTGAGCGGCATAAACTGCATATAGTCTTCGCTACGCCGGCCGCATAATTCAAACATCTCATCCAATACGCCCTTCATCAATAAAAAGGTCGGGCCGGTATCAAAAGTAAACCCGTCCATGCTGATAGCCCGATTGCGGCCACCAACATTAGGATGTTTATCGAATATGGACACTTTAAAGCCGCGATGGCTGAGTAACATGCCGGCGCATAAGCCGCCGGGGCCGGCGCCAACGATGATGATATGCTTTGAATCTGCCATGATTTGAGTTGAGCGGTGCTTACCGAGTCGTTTTATAAAGCCGTTAATGTAACAGCAAAATGTCAAAAAGCGGCCTATTCGCCCAGACCAAAGCAAAATCCAAGCGCACATACCCGGTTTGACCTAAAGCCGGCTGGTCATTGAGAATACCGGCTTTAACTTTCAAAGAGGATTTGAACCTAATGCTCACCGGCGAAATTCGTAGCCAAATCGATGCTATCTGGAATGCCTTCTGGTCCGGCGGCATATCCAACCCGCTGGAAGTCATGGAACAGATCACTTACTTGCTGTTCCTGCGCCGACTGGATGAAATGCACACGTTGGAAGAAAACAAAGCCTTACGCTTGGGTAGACCGATGGAGCGGCGTATCTATCCAGAAGGCCGGGACGCCAGAGGCCGCGAATACGACGACTTGCGCTGGTCGCGCTTCAAGCACTTTGCCGCAGGGGAAATGTTCGAAGTGGTGGGCGAGCATGTGTTTCCGTTCCTGCGCGGCATGGGCGGTGACGGCTCGACTTACGCCCACCACATGAAAGACGCCCGTTTTACCATCCCCACCCCGGCGCTGCTGGCCAAGGTGGTGGACATGCTAGACCATGTGCCGATGGAAGACCGCGACACCAAGGGCGACCTGTACGAATACATGCTGGGCAAGATCGCCAGCGCCGGCCAGAACGGCCAGTTCCGCACCCCGCGCCACATCATCCGCCTAATGGTGGAACTGACCGCGCCGACCGCCAAAGATGTGATCTGCGACCCGGCCAGCGGCACCTGCGGCTTTTTGGTGGCCGCCGGCGAATACCTGCGCGAAAAGCATCCGGAAATCCTGCGCGACGCCGCCAGCCGTGAACATTTCCATCACGCCATGTTCAACGGCTATGATTTTGATAACACCATGCTGCGCATCGGCAGCATGAACATGGCGCTGCATGGCGTCGATAATCCGGACATTCGTTATAAAGATTCGCTGGCCCAGGATCATGCCGGCGATGAAGAAAAATACTCTTTAATTCTCGCCAATCCGCCGTTCGCCGGCTCCTTGGATTACGAGAACACCGCCAAAGACTTGCTGGACATCGTTAAAACCAAGAAAACCGAGCTGCTGTTTCTGGCCTTGTTCCTGCGCCTGCTGAAACCCGGCGGCCGCGCGGCGGTCATCGTCCCGGACGGTGTGTTGTTCGGCTCCAGCAAGGCCCACAAGCAACTGCGGCAAATGCTGGTTGAAGAGCAAAAACTGGACGCGGTGATTTCGTTACCGTCCGGCTGCTTCAAACCCTATGCCGGGGTTTCCACCGCGATTTTGTTGTTCACCAAAACCAACTCCGGCGGCACCGACCGGGTGTGGTTTTACGACATGAAAGCCGACGGCTGGAGCCTGGACGACAAACGCCAGCCGCTGCTGGCGGAAGACAAACTCGGCCTGGCGCCGCTGCATATTCTGAATGCCGAGGAACACGCCAAGAACAACCTGCCGGATGTGCTAACTCGTTGGGCGCTACGCGACAGCAGCGAACGCCAACGCGCCCGCACCGAACAAAGCTTCTGCGTACCGCTCGAAGACATCGTCGCCAATGGCTACGACCTGTCGATCAACCGTTACAAGGAAGTGGTGCATGAGGAAATCGAGCATCTGCCCCCCAAGGAGATTCTGGCGAAACTGGCTAAGTTGGAGGACGAGATACAGGCGGGGATGAAAATACTGGAAGGGATGCTCCAATGACATGCAAACAATTCCGTAGGGTACGCATTGCGTACCGTTTTCCAAAGTTCGCTGATAATCAACGCCTTCAAAAGGTACGCGGTGCGTACCCTACGGGGCTTGCCCAGTTGGCAGTGCTGGAGGAAGAGATTCTGGCAGGGATGAAAGTGCTTGAGGAGATGTTGTCGTGCCAGACAAAATAAATGCTGCTAGTTGGTGGCAAACGACGCTAGGCGAGATTGCTGTTGAGCAGGTAAACAATGGAATATTCCGAAAAAATCCAGAATATTTGGAAAGTGACAGCGATGGTGACGGAATGCCTGTTGTTTGGGTCGAAGAGCTATTTAAAGGTAATCAAATCTGCACTGAAAAATCACGCAGATTAAAGCCAACATCGACAGAAATAAAAAAATACGGACTCCGCCACGGCGATATTTTGTTTTGCCGCTCGTCTCTAAAACTTGATGGAATCGGATTCAGCAATGTATACGCCGGTGAAGATTTCCAAGCATTATTTGAATGTCACGTCATTCGTATCAGTCCTAACCCCAATTTAGTATTCCCCAAGTTTCTAAATCATTTGTTACGTACAGAACAACTGCGAAACTTGATTAAGTCCCGATCCAAAACTTCCACGATGACGACCATTGACCAAAAGGGTCTTTGTGCTGTACCAATTCGCTTACCCGGATTAGCCGACCAACGCCGCATCGCCGCCATTCTCGACCAAGCCGATGTGCTCAGAGCCAAGCGCCGGGAAGCCTTGGCGCAGCTGGACAGCCTCACGCAGTCCATTTTTGTTGAGATGTTTGGTACACCTGGAAATAATTCCAATGGTTGGAAATGTTGCGCAGTTGGTGATGTGACGGACTGCATTGTTCCTGGGCGCGATAAGCCTAAGTCATTTACAGGCAATATTCCTTGGGTAACAACAGATGACCTTGCGCATCTCGATTTCACTTATTGCTCGACAAAGGGATTTGGGCTTTCGACATCAGAAATTGATGAGGTCAAAGCGAGAGTGATACCAGCCGAAAGCGTTATTATTAGTTGCGTCGGTAATTTAGGAATTGCCACAATAGCAGCTGAAGAAATTGTTATTAATCAACAACTCCATTCTTTTCAATGCCATGATCACGTAAACAATATTTACCTGATGTATTGTTTAGCAAAACAAACTGCATATATGTATGCCAAAGCATCTTCAACAACTCTGCCATATATGAATAAGTCGGTTTGCAACAGTATTCCTGTACAACTACCACCTGTAGAATTACAACGAGAATTTTCGTCACGAGTTCTGGCTATTAACGTAATTAAGGAAAAGCATCGAGTTTTTCTAGCGGAACTTGACTCCCTTTTTGCCTCCCTCCAACACCGAGCCTTCCGCGGAGAACTGTAAATGCGCCCATCCCTAGCTCTGCAAACTCACCGCGACGCCATCCGCGAAATTGTGCTGCGCCACCGGGTCAAGAACGTCCGCGTGTTCGGTTCAGTCGTGCATGGTGATGATACCGACGACAGTGACCTGGATTTGCTGGTCGATCCAACACCGGAAACCACTATGATGGATATCGCCAAGATTCAGGTTGAACTCGCGCGCTTGCTGCATATTACCGTGGATGTGCTGACACCCAGAGCCTTGCCGGACAAGTTTCGCGAGCAAGTCATTCAGGAAGCCCAGCCGCTATGAGCAAAAAAGACGTTTTGCGCATTCCGGATTATCTGGAGCATATCGTGGAAGCGATCGAGCGGATTCATCGCTATGTGGAAGATATGTCGGAAGTGGTATTTCTGGATGATGAAAAAACCCAGGATGCCGTGGTCAGAAACTTCGAGATTATCGGCGAGGCGGCGCATAACATCGAGCGTTACCATACAAATTATGCCGAAGCCCACCCCGATGTGCCGTGGACGTTGATGTATGCGATGCGCAACCGGATCGCTCACGGTTATTTCAAAGTGGATTACGAACTGCTCTGGCAAACGATACACAGCGACTTGCCGGCGCTTCATCAACAAGTTAGGGAATTGATTGAACCAAAGGATTGAATTTGTATGACTTCCCAGCATTTCCAATTTCTGCAAACCGAATGGCCCGCGCTACATGAAGCGGCCGCTAAAGCTGAAAGTTTGGCTAACAGCGATGCCCGCGCCGCCTGTTTTTACGCCCGGCGTTCGTTGGAATTGGCGGTAGCTTGGCTCTACAAGTATGACGGTTCGCTGCGATTGCCTTATCAGGATCATTTGAGCGCCTTGCTGCATGAACCCAGCTTTCGCACCACGGTCGGCGAAGCCTTGTTTGCCAAAACCAAGGTGATCAAGGATTTGGGCAATCTGGCGGTCCACAGTACCCGCAAGGTGTTGCCGGCCGATGCGCTGGTGGCGACGCGGGAGCTGTTTCATGTCTGTTACTGGCTGGCTCGGCATTATGGGCAACGCTCGCGCCCCGATCCGGCTTTGCATTTTGATCCTGCGTTGCTGCCAAAACCGGTGGCAGTCACGCCGCAGACGCTGGATCAGCTCAAGCAATTGCAGAACAAACTGTCGGAGCGCGACGAAAAGCTGTCGGCGTTGTTGACGGATAAAGCCGCGCTGGACGCAGAACTACAGCAACTGCGGGCGCAAATCGCCGCCGCCAAGCAAGCCAATACCGCTCAGCCCGACAGCCACGATTACTCCGAAGCCGAAACCCGCGACTATTTCATCGACCTGTTGTTGAAGGAAGCCGGTTGGGAATTGCAGCCGGAGCAGAACTTCGAGATTGAAGTAAGCGGCATGCCGAATAACGAAGGCAAGGGTTATGTCGATTATGTGCTGTGGGGCGACGACGGCAAGCCGTTAGCGCTGATCGAAGCCAAACGTACCCGTAAAGATGCCCGTGTCGGTCAGCAACAAGCCAAGCTGTATGCCGATTGTCTGGAACAGCAATACGGCCAGCGGCCGATCATTTTTTATTCCAACGGCTATCAGCATTGGTTGTGGGACGATGCGATGTATCCGCCGCGCGCGGTGCAGGGCTTTTACAAGAAACCGGAGCTGGAATTATTGGTTCAGCGCCGCCACAGCCGCAAGCCGTTGGCCGAAATGGTGGTCGATGCCGACATCGCCGGCCGTTATTACCAGACTCGCGCGGTACGCCGCATAGCCTCAACTTTCGAAACCGATAATCAACGCAAATCGCTGGTGGTGATGGCTACCGGTGCCGGCAAGACCCGCACGGTGATCGCCTTGGCCGATGTGCTGATGCGCAGCAACTGGGTAAAGCGAGTGTTGTTTCTGGCCGACCGGGTGGCGCTGGTCAATCAGGCCGTTAAAGCTTTTAAGCGGCATCTGCCGGATGCCTCGCCGGTGAATTTGGTCACCGAAAAACACGCCGAGGGCCGGGTGTTTGTCTCGACCTATCCAACGATGATGGGTCTAATTGATGATGCCAGCGACGGACAGCGGCGTTTTGGTGTCGGCCATTTCGATTTGATCGTCATCGACGAGGCGCATCGCTCTGTGTATCAAAAATACCGGGCTATTTTCGAGTACTTCGATTGCCTGCTGGTGGGCTTGACTGCCACGCCCAAGGACGAGATCGACCGCAATACTTACGGGCTATTCGATCTGGAAACCGGGGTACCGACCGATGCTTATGCCTTGGATGAAGCGGTGGCCGACGGCCATCTGGTGCCGCCTAAAGCCGTGTCGGTGCCTTTGAAGTTTCAACGGGAAGGTATCAAGTATGATGATTTGTCGGAAGACGAAAAGGAACAATGGGACGCGCTGGAATGGAACGAGGACGGCACCACGCCGGATGCGGTTGATGCGGCGGCATTGAATCAATGGCTGTTCAATATCGACACCGTCGACAAGGTGTTGGCGCATTTGATGACCCACGGCCAGAAAGTGGCCGGCGGCGACCGACTGGGCAAGACCATCATCTTCGCCAAGAACAACGCACATGCCGAGTTCATTGCCGAGCGTTTCAATGCCAACTATCCGCATTACAAAGGCGAATTTGCCAGGGTGGTGACTTACAAGACCACTTATGCGCAAAGCCTGATCGATAGTTTTTCCAGCAAGGACAAACCGCCGCATATCGCCATCTCGGTCGACATGCTGGACACCGGTATCGACGTGCCGGAAGTGTTGAATCTGGTGTTCTTCAAGGTGGTGCGTTCGAAAACCAAGTTCTGGCAGATGCTGGGCCGCGGCACCCGTTTGTGCCCGGATTTGTTTGGTCCCAAACAGGATAAGCAGTTTTTCTACATCTTCGATTACTGCCAAAATCTGGAGTTTTTCAGCCAGAACCCGGACAAGGCCGACGCCGGCATCCCCGAAGCGTTGGGCACGCGCTTATTCAAGACCCGTTTGGCGTTGATTGCCGAACTGGATCAACAACTGGCCGATGCCAAGAAAGTCGCCGAATCGGCGGCTGCTTATGATGAGCTGGGGGCGAGTGGCTTGCGTAGCCAGCTGGCCGATTTTCTGCACAGTCAGGTAGCGGCGATGAACATCGACAATTTCGTCGTCAGACCGCAACGCAAATCAGTCGAGAAGTTCGCCAAACAACCCGCGTGGCAACAATTGGGCGTCGAAGACTTCAACGAGTTGGCCGGCAACCTTGCCGCACTGCCCAGCGCGTTGACCGATGAGGACGAAGACGCCAAGCGCTTCGACATGCTGGTATTGAAAGCGCAATTGGCGATACTGCAAGCCGGGTCCGGATTCAGCGACATGCAGGAAAAGATTCAGGCCATTGCCGCCGCATTGGCAGCCCAAGACGCTATCCCGTCGATCAAAGCGCAGATGGTATTGATACAGGCGGTAGTCGGCGACGAATGGTGGCAGGATGTCACCGTCACGATGCTGGAAAGCATGCGCAAAAAGCTGCGGGCACTGGTCAAGCTAATCGAAAAAGGCAAACGCATCGTCGTTTACACCGACTTTGCAGACGAACTGGGAACGGCTACATCCATCGATCTACCGGATGTGGGAAATGGTTTGGATATGCTCAAGTTTCGCGACAAAGCCCGGCAATTTTTGCAGGCGCACGAAAGCCATGTCTCGCTGCAGAGGCTACGTCGCAATCAAGCACTGACACCGTCCGACCTGATTGAGCTGGAAAAGATGCTGCTTGAGGCCGGTGGATCACAGGCGTTGATCGATCAAGCCAGGCAGGAAAATCAGAGTCTGGGCATTTTCATTCGCTCGCTGGTTGGTTTAGATCGGGAAGCGGCGAAACAAGCGTTCAGTGACTTCATCCGCGGCACCACTGTGTCGTCGGATCAGATCGAATTTATCGAACATATTATTCAGGAGCTGACGCAAAACGGCGTGATGCCGCTGGATCGGCTTTACGAATCGCCTTTTATTGATTTAAGCCCGAGGGGGCCGGAAGGATTGTTCTCAGCACTGGAAGTCGATCGATTGGCGGAAGTTTTACACGATATTCGTGCGAGCGCGGCATAATAGGCGTATGAAAACACCGAAAAGACTTGAACCCCTAATCGATAGCGGCCTGATCGACGAAGTCATCGGCTCGCTGAAAAGCGGCAAAGAGGCCGCCGTGTATGTCGTGCGTTGCGGCTCGGAAATCTGTTGCGCCAAGGTCTATAAAGAAGCCGACCAGCGCAGCTTCAAGCAGAGCGTTTTGTATCAGGAAGGCCGTAAGGTCCGCAATAGCCGCCGCGCCAGAGCCATGGAAAAAGGCAGCAGCTATGGCCGAAAAGAGCAGGAATCGGCGTGGCAAAACGCCGAGGTGACGGCTTTATATCGCCTGGCAGATGCTGGCGTCAGAGTGCCGAAACCTTACAACTTCATCGATGGTGTCCTGCTGATGGAGCTGGTGGCCGATACCGATGGCCACCCGGCGCCTAGGCTCAACGACCTGGAAATGCCGGCGCAGCTGGCCCGCGAATACCACGCCTTTCTGATCGGCCAGATTGTGCGCATGCTCTGCGATGGCTTGGTGCATGGCGATTTATCCGAATACAACGTACTGGTCGGCAGCGACGGGCCGGTGATTATCGATTTACCGCAAGCGGTGGATGCGGCCGGCAATAATAACGCCCGCGCCATGCTGGAACGCGACGTCGCCAATATGGCCGCCTATTTTGGCCAGTTCGCACCGGAATTGTTGACGACGCACTTTGGTAAGGAAATGTGGAAGCTCTATCAGAGCGGCGATTTGCATCCGGAAACCAATCTGACCGGACATTTCGAAGACAGCGCTAAACCGGCCGATTTGCGCAGCGTGATTAGGGAAATAGACGCCGCACGCGAAGACAACGAAGCCAAGCAACGCTTTTTGCAGACCCCGTAACTCGCTGCTTTCGGCCACTCCCCCAAAGAAAAAGCCGGTGTTACCCGGCTTTTTCTTACTGCTTGGCACCGCTGGCGTTATCAGGCATAGGTATCGATCTTGCTGCCTTTTCTAGCATCATTATCGCCATCGGCATCTTTCACAACAGCTTGCACTGCTGGCGTTGCCGGTTGCTGATTGGCTGCGGCCTGTTTTGGTTGATTGGTGATGGGAAAATACGGCGTTGAACCCACTCCCGATACGGATGACATGGTTTATCTCCTCTGGATTGAATAATGCCTGCCATGTTTCGACTGGCACCCGGTTATCGGCCTGCTTTACAAAAACTTTAAGCTTCTACCTTAACCTGATTAAGTTTTCGCCATCCGGTAAAACCGCAGCGGTAAACCAAATCAGCTCACCGCCACCCAAAGTTCTCAGTCTTTCAACAGCTGGTCTTTTATCGGTAATTGCCTAATCCGCTGCCCGGTGGCGGCAAAAATAGCATTGCACAGCGCCGGCGCAATCGGCGGCACACCCGGTTCGCCTATTCCGCCCAAGGGGGTATCGAACTCCAGTGCCGGCAACAAATGTACTTTGATTTCGCGCGGCGCGTCATCGATACGAGTGAGTTGGTACGCATGAAAATTGTCCTGCTGCACCGCGCCGTTTTTAAAGCTGATTTCACCCAGCGTCGCCAAACAGACACCCATGACGCAAGCTCCCTCGATCTGCGCACGAATCCGTTCCGGATTGACTTGCGACCCGCAATCCACGGCCACATCAACTCGAGGAATGCGCAATTTGCCGGCATCATCGACCATAACTTCCACGACAACCGCCACATAAGTCACGAAGCTATAGTGCGCGGCCAAGCCCAAGCCTTGGCCCTTGGCGAGTGGCCGTCCCCAGCCGGCTTCGCGAGTCACCGTTTCGATGACGCGACGCATCCGGCCGGTATCAACCGGGTAAAGCGCAGGCGATTCGCCGTGATTCCAGGTGTCACCCAAACTGGTCGGATCGATACGCCGCGCCGGGCCGATTAAATCCAACAGGAAATCCCGATGATCGCGCCCCGCTGCCGCCGCCATTTCCGCGACAAAAGACTGCACGGCAAACGCATGCGGAATATTGGATACCGAACGAAACCAGCCGATACGAGTGTGCGCCGCCGCCGCCGGATTTTCGATGCGCAGATTGTCGATCACAAACGGCACATTGATCACGCCCATGCCCAATTCCACCGGCATTTGTTGCTTGCTGTCCGGCCCAAACGTCGACGAAATGCTCGGCGCTGCCGTTCTGTGCAGCCAGGCTACCGGCTTGCCCTGCGCATCCAAACCCGCTTCCAGCCGCTCCAAGGATACGGTGTGGAAATAAGCATGATGCAGATCGTCCTCGCGGGTCCAGGTCACTTTCACCGGCTTGCCTTGCATCGCTTGCGATAACAAGGCCGCTTCGATCACATAATCGGGTTTGGATTTACGCCCGAAACCGCCACCCAGCAGCGTAACATTAACGGTAACCTTGTCCTCCGGCAATTTCAGCCATTTCGCGACCTTATCTCGGGATAATTGCGGTGCCTGGGTACAGGTCCAGATTTCGCAATGGCCTTTGCTGATACGGGCCGTCGCCGCCGGTGGTTCCATCGGTGCCTGGGCGAGATGCGGCAAATAATATTCCGCTTCCAGGCGTTTGGCCGCACCTTGTAATGCAGCATCGACATTGCCCTGTTGGCGCACTACTTTACCCGGCTGGCGCACGGCGGCTTCCAGTTCGGCTTTGTAGGCTAGTGAATCGTAACTGCCATGTTCCCCGTTGTTCCACTCGACTTTTAAAGCATTTCGGCCCTGTATAGCCGCCCAGGTATTGTGGGCAATCACCGCGACGCCGCCCAAGGGATTAAATTCGGCGGGTAGCGGGCTGCTGGGCAATTCAACGACCTTGACAACACCCGTTACTTTTAACGCCGCGCTGGCATCATATTTTAAAACCTTGCCACCCAATACCGGCGGCCGTGCCACCACCGCGTAAAGCAAGCCTTTCAGCTGAGTATCGATGCCGTATATGGCGCGTCCGGACACAATATCCCGACCATCGTAAATACCTTGCCGGCCTTTACCAATGTAACGAAATTCTGACGGATTTTTCAAACGTAAGGTGTCGCGGGCCGGCACCGGCAGTTTCGCCGCCGCTTTAGCCAATTCGCCGTAGCTCAAAGTTTTGCCGCTAGGGACGTGCAACACCTGATGTTGTTCGGCGCGCACGTCCGCTACCGGCACTCGCCAGCGCGCGGCGGCCGCGGCTTCCAGCATTTGCCGGGCGGCGGCCCCGACCCGGCGCATAGGCATAAAAAAGTGGCGCAGGCTGCGCGAGCCGTCGGTATCTTGATTGCCGAAACGCTTTTCGTCGCCAGGCGCTTGCACGACATATACTCTGGACCAATCCGCTTCCAGTTCATCGGCCACCACCATCGGCAGACTGGTGCGCACGCCCTGCCCCATCTCGGAGCGGTGGCAAATAATGGTGACTTTACCGTCAGCCGCTATCGCCACGAATACCAGCGGGTTATCCACCCAACCGTGCGGCATCGCGTCGGCGCCGAACTTGCCGGCCGCTGCCGGCGCGGCCGCTTCATCCGCTCTGAGTAATGTAGGCAGGCCAATGGTCAAGACAAAGCCGCTCAACGCAAATTGTTTGATAAAAGTACGCCGGCTGACATTGTCGATTAAAAAACCGTCTTCGGCATCGATCTGTTCGATATTTGTGTCCGCTAATTCGGCGAAATTTTTCATGATTGCACCTCCGGCAAACCGGCAGCCTGCTTGATCGCGGCGCGGATCCGCGGATAAGTGCCGCAACGGCACAAATTGCCGCTCATGGCTTTATCAATCTCGACATCACTGGGTTGCGGATGTTGTTTCAGCAGAGCGGTAGCCGCCATGACTTGTCCTGCCTGGCAATAGCCGCATTGCGGTACGCCTAAATTCAGCCAGGCTTCCTGAACTTTTTTACCGGTGTCGTCCTGCTCGATGGCTTCGATGGTGACAATTTTTTTGCCTACCGCAGCCGAAATGGGTGTGACACAGGCACGGGTCGGCTCGCCGTCCATATGCGCCGTGCAGGCACCGCATAAAGCCATGCCGCATCCGTATTTGGTACCGGTCAACCCCAAGTGGTCCCGCAGTGCCCATAGCAGTGGCGTGTCAGCCGGCAGGTCTATCTTGCGACTTGTACCGTTGATAATCAGCGTGGTCATAATCTTTCTCGCTTTGCTCGGCAGTTGATAACGGCGCCGGCACATCCATCAACAACATCGGCGCGTTGTTCGCAGCATGGTACACGGGCAAGATTGGGGCGTAAAGACGCTAGACCTCGAAATATTCGATAGTTGGATGGGTTATTTACGGGGCGTTGCGGGATCTCGAGAAGACCAGGAATGATACTGATGACGGGCCTCTAGCTATCTCCCGACCTAGAAGCTTGCGTCACCAGCACCACCCATAATTGGCGCTAATCGCTTGCATGTTCGGATAAAACAAAGCAAGACAATTAACGTTTACAGCATCGGAATAATATGAGGCTGCCGACTATATTGTCTGATTGCTCTCATGGAAAAATTAAATTTTCACCACCGGCAACCTCATGCGAGGGAGGTTACCGCAGGTAATTCGATAGTCAAGTGCGCTTGGAAACAGAATTTTACCGATGGCGAAAATATTTTCGGCCACGTCAAAAAGCCCTGGTTTTGTCGTTACCACGAGTAGCGTTTATAGACGCAGGGCTATCGCTTAGATGACTTTCGATTTGGCGTATAAGGCCGCACCGACGATACCGGCCTGGTTCAGAAAAGCTGCGGGCTTGACCGTGGTGTTGATGGCGATCTGCTCTTTATATTTATCGAATTTCTTACTCGCGCCGCCGCCCAAAATGATCAAATCGGGCCAGAACAATTTTTCCATCGCACTCAAATAGGTGTTGAAACGGTTGCCCCACGATTTCCAACCCAAGTCTTGCAGTTTTCGGGCGGCATCAGATGCGTAACGCTCTGCCTCCAGCCCATTTTCCAAATACACATGGCCCAGTTCGGTATTAGGAAGCAGATTGCCATCGGTAAAAAGCGCAGTCCCCAGACCGGTTCCGATGGTAATTAACAAGACCACGCCAGCTTGGCCGGCACCCTCGCCAAAATGCATTTCCGCTATACCCGCCGCATCCGCATCGTTTAAGTTGTGGCATTCGCAGTTGGTGGCTTCTGAAAATAATTTATCGATATTGGTGCCGATAAAGGCCTTGGATATATTCGCCGCCGTGCGGACCACGCCCTGTTGAATCGCCGCCGGGAAACCGCAACCTATTGGCCCGCTCCAATTAAGGTGCAAAACCAATTGTGCCAGCACCGCGGCCACGGCCTCGGGCGTTGCCGGTTGCGGCGTATCGATTCTATGCCGTTCCGAGACCAGTTCGCCCGTTAAGGTATCGACAATCGCACCTTTGATACCGGAACCGCCGATATCCACACCAAGAATTTGCATAACATGTCCTGAAATTTACTACGTAGGCTAAGCATTTTAGGCGATGCACGATGAATGGCTTGGAAAATTTTCCGTCCAAGCAATCGGCTCGCTGGTATTG
Encoded proteins:
- the ppgK gene encoding polyphosphate--glucose phosphotransferase, translated to MQILGVDIGGSGIKGAIVDTLTGELVSERHRIDTPQPATPEAVAAVLAQLVLHLNWSGPIGCGFPAAIQQGVVRTAANISKAFIGTNIDKLFSEATNCECHNLNDADAAGIAEMHFGEGAGQAGVVLLITIGTGLGTALFTDGNLLPNTELGHVYLENGLEAERYASDAARKLQDLGWKSWGNRFNTYLSAMEKLFWPDLIILGGGASKKFDKYKEQIAINTTVKPAAFLNQAGIVGAALYAKSKVI
- a CDS encoding (2Fe-2S)-binding protein; its protein translation is MTTLIINGTSRKIDLPADTPLLWALRDHLGLTGTKYGCGMALCGACTAHMDGEPTRACVTPISAAVGKKIVTIEAIEQDDTGKKVQEAWLNLGVPQCGYCQAGQVMAATALLKQHPQPSDVEIDKAMSGNLCRCGTYPRIRAAIKQAAGLPEVQS